The Niastella koreensis GR20-10 genome includes a window with the following:
- a CDS encoding AAA family ATPase: MALENFQIGFGEYDKSPEYYHLSETNPLKATIFLALKLGKPLLITGEPGTGKTQLAHWAAWYLSTKVDDNLTPFVPTPFIFNTKSTSTGRDLFYNYDAISHFQDKEGRKNVTEFISLAAMGQAIGQTRGRLAVEEKFGLAGVRNLHTLRPQPQSSVLLIDEIDKAPRELSNDLLSEMENNRFYIPECEKEVFKSEHRKTRILIILTSNSERNLPDAFLRRCLFYHIPFPSDDDLLKIILQRISPFLTEISNHSGMDFTVHYKRALQLFHLIRSKTHVKPPSTSEMLDWLKVLHMEKLITDDISEHTIAFLPPERKKALQLSLYTLLKTKEDIDEIEQLLKLSQIN; this comes from the coding sequence ATGGCATTAGAAAACTTTCAAATAGGCTTTGGCGAATATGATAAAAGCCCGGAATACTATCATTTAAGCGAAACCAATCCATTAAAGGCTACCATTTTCCTCGCATTAAAACTGGGAAAACCTTTGCTGATCACCGGCGAGCCGGGAACGGGGAAAACCCAGCTGGCTCACTGGGCGGCCTGGTATTTAAGCACAAAAGTGGATGACAATCTAACGCCCTTCGTTCCAACTCCCTTTATATTTAATACAAAGAGTACTTCTACCGGGAGAGACCTGTTTTATAATTACGATGCCATTTCTCACTTCCAGGATAAGGAAGGCAGAAAGAATGTAACGGAATTTATAAGCCTTGCCGCTATGGGCCAGGCCATTGGTCAAACCCGGGGCCGGTTGGCGGTAGAAGAAAAGTTCGGACTGGCGGGTGTAAGAAATTTGCATACCCTTCGCCCACAACCGCAAAGTTCGGTGTTGCTGATAGATGAAATAGACAAGGCGCCCCGGGAGTTATCCAACGACCTGTTAAGTGAAATGGAAAACAATCGTTTTTATATACCCGAATGTGAAAAAGAGGTGTTTAAAAGCGAGCACCGGAAAACCAGGATCCTGATAATACTCACCAGCAACAGTGAAAGAAACCTGCCGGATGCTTTTTTGCGCAGATGTTTATTCTATCATATTCCCTTCCCTTCTGATGATGATCTGTTAAAGATCATTTTACAACGCATCAGCCCATTCCTTACGGAGATAAGCAACCATTCCGGGATGGATTTTACGGTGCATTACAAGCGTGCCTTACAACTCTTCCATCTTATCAGAAGTAAAACCCATGTAAAGCCCCCATCTACCAGCGAAATGCTCGACTGGTTAAAGGTGTTGCATATGGAAAAACTGATAACGGACGATATTAGTGAGCATACCATTGCTTTCTTACCGCCCGAACGAAAGAAAGCCCTGCAGCTAAGTTTATATACACTGCTTAAGACAAAGGAAGACATCGACGAAATAGAGCAATTATTAAAACTCAGCCAGATCAATTGA
- a CDS encoding DUF1259 domain-containing protein codes for MKQVLVLLILPALFITACNNDGSETDSQMGALKKRNTVACPPGSKLDVATIEKITGMKGVEKKGEYKITVPQNDLKMTVDGFKIIPPMGLSSWVAFTPCGDSAMVMGDLILTEIDLKWVQQEVVNQGFSITAIHNHFVRNRPTVMYMHIDRKADITTLANGVKSILSKIKEIRGVDPAGEKADSVQNTLNIAQLDSMMGQKGEMNKGVYKYTIGRPDVQLLEHGIPVSSFMGFNTWAAWQGTPDRAAVCGDFVMLEDEVAPVIKALVVNGLEVVAVHNHMVHEEPKTFFLHYWGVGNALQMAKGLRSALNETGKGAAH; via the coding sequence ATGAAACAGGTACTTGTTCTACTGATTTTACCAGCGTTATTTATAACAGCTTGTAACAACGATGGCTCCGAAACTGATTCCCAGATGGGGGCATTAAAAAAGAGGAATACGGTAGCCTGCCCGCCCGGTAGTAAACTGGATGTGGCCACCATTGAAAAGATCACCGGCATGAAAGGGGTGGAAAAGAAGGGTGAATACAAGATAACTGTTCCGCAGAACGATCTTAAAATGACGGTGGATGGGTTTAAAATAATTCCGCCCATGGGCTTAAGCAGCTGGGTGGCGTTTACACCCTGCGGTGACAGCGCCATGGTTATGGGCGACCTTATATTAACAGAAATTGATTTAAAATGGGTCCAGCAGGAAGTAGTGAACCAGGGGTTTTCCATCACGGCCATCCACAACCATTTTGTACGCAACCGACCAACAGTGATGTATATGCACATTGACCGTAAAGCCGACATTACCACCCTGGCCAATGGCGTAAAATCAATCCTCAGCAAAATAAAAGAGATCAGAGGTGTCGATCCGGCAGGCGAAAAGGCAGACAGCGTGCAAAATACCCTCAATATTGCCCAGCTCGACAGCATGATGGGGCAGAAGGGGGAAATGAATAAAGGTGTATATAAATATACCATCGGCCGGCCCGATGTGCAATTGCTGGAACATGGCATTCCCGTAAGCAGTTTTATGGGTTTCAATACCTGGGCTGCGTGGCAGGGTACACCAGACAGAGCGGCGGTATGCGGCGATTTTGTGATGCTTGAAGACGAAGTAGCGCCGGTAATAAAGGCATTGGTGGTAAACGGACTGGAAGTAGTGGCCGTTCATAATCATATGGTGCACGAAGAGCCCAAAACGTTTTTCCTGCATTACTGGGGCGTGGGAAATGCCCTACAAATGGCAAAAGGACTACGGTCTGCCCTGAATGAAACCGGGAAAGGCGCGGCTCATTAA
- a CDS encoding hemolysin family protein: MEILIILLLILLNGIFSMSEIALVSSRKFKLENAARKGNSNARKALELANNPNTFLSTVQIGITLIGILTGIYSGEKIQDNLRLAIEKIEWLKAYSQTISVAVIVVVITFFSIVFGELIPKRIGLMFPETIASFVAAPMTVISIITKPFIWLLTKTNDIFLGIFGLKEQKEVIVSEEEIKAIVQESAESGEIQQIEQTIVERVFALGDRKVNELMTHRNDLLCFNITDNLAAVKEKAQSEAHSVYPVYKQTMDNMVGVVSVKDIFPKDFTASKFDLANFLRLPVMVPESTPAYKVLEKFKESKMHYAFVLDEYGTVIGMVSMDDILDALIGDVTEYNQQEFQILQRDDNSWLADGGYPYFEFLNYFHLQNRELEEGEYNTLAGLILHVTGYIPKTGEIIKWNEFEFEVIDLDGPKIDKVLIRKK, translated from the coding sequence ATGGAAATCCTGATTATCCTGCTGTTGATTTTGCTTAATGGAATTTTTTCCATGAGTGAGATTGCACTCGTTTCCTCCCGGAAATTCAAGCTGGAGAATGCTGCCCGCAAGGGAAATTCCAACGCCCGTAAAGCGCTGGAACTGGCAAACAACCCCAACACGTTTTTATCAACCGTTCAAATTGGCATTACCCTCATTGGTATTTTGACCGGTATTTATAGTGGCGAGAAGATCCAGGACAACCTGCGCCTGGCCATTGAAAAAATTGAGTGGCTGAAAGCCTATTCCCAAACAATATCAGTGGCTGTGATCGTTGTGGTGATCACCTTTTTCTCTATTGTTTTTGGCGAATTGATCCCCAAACGCATTGGGTTGATGTTTCCTGAAACCATCGCTTCTTTTGTGGCCGCCCCCATGACCGTCATTTCTATTATTACCAAACCCTTCATCTGGTTACTCACCAAAACAAATGATATCTTCCTGGGCATCTTTGGCCTCAAAGAGCAAAAAGAAGTAATTGTAAGTGAAGAAGAAATAAAGGCCATTGTACAGGAAAGCGCTGAAAGCGGAGAAATTCAGCAGATTGAACAAACCATAGTGGAAAGGGTTTTTGCCCTGGGCGACAGAAAGGTGAATGAGTTGATGACGCATCGCAACGACCTGCTATGTTTCAACATCACCGATAACCTGGCGGCAGTAAAAGAAAAAGCGCAAAGCGAAGCCCACTCCGTATATCCTGTTTATAAACAAACAATGGATAACATGGTAGGTGTGGTGTCGGTAAAAGATATTTTTCCAAAAGATTTTACAGCCAGCAAATTTGACCTGGCCAACTTTTTACGGCTGCCGGTAATGGTACCCGAATCGACGCCTGCCTATAAGGTGTTGGAAAAATTCAAAGAGAGCAAGATGCATTATGCTTTTGTACTCGATGAATATGGAACGGTGATAGGCATGGTGAGCATGGACGACATTCTCGATGCCCTCATTGGTGATGTAACCGAATACAACCAGCAGGAATTCCAGATCCTTCAACGGGATGACAACAGCTGGCTGGCAGACGGCGGTTACCCCTATTTTGAATTTTTGAATTATTTCCATTTGCAGAACCGGGAACTGGAAGAAGGCGAGTACAATACTTTAGCCGGATTAATTTTACATGTGACCGGTTATATTCCCAAAACCGGCGAAATCATAAAATGGAACGAGTTTGAATTTGAGGTAATTGACCTGGATGGTCCAAAGATTGATAAGGTCCTGATTAGAAAGAAATAA
- a CDS encoding RNA polymerase sigma factor: MSFQPEYPEIDLLKLVAEGDRNAFTQIYNNYRNKIYSIAYELTESTGVSEEIVQDVFLKIWVKRETLNEVEHFKAYLFTITRNYVFAALKKIARRESLEVSAMEGAPLYHHDTEDQVQNNEYTRILQAAIDRLPEQQKQVYNLVKKEGLKREEAAAALQLSPETVKTHLAAAMRSIRTYCLTRLDVTIALIILMRHY; encoded by the coding sequence TTGTCATTTCAACCTGAATACCCTGAGATCGATCTACTGAAGCTGGTTGCTGAAGGTGACAGAAATGCATTTACCCAGATTTATAATAATTACCGCAATAAGATTTACTCCATCGCCTACGAGCTCACCGAATCAACCGGCGTATCGGAAGAAATTGTGCAGGATGTTTTCTTAAAGATCTGGGTAAAAAGGGAAACGCTCAATGAAGTGGAGCATTTCAAAGCCTACCTGTTTACGATCACCCGTAATTATGTATTTGCAGCCCTGAAAAAAATTGCCCGCAGGGAAAGCCTGGAAGTCAGCGCCATGGAAGGTGCACCGCTGTATCACCACGATACTGAAGACCAGGTGCAAAACAACGAATACACCCGCATTTTACAAGCCGCCATCGACCGCCTGCCCGAACAACAAAAGCAGGTGTACAACCTCGTAAAAAAAGAAGGCCTGAAAAGGGAAGAAGCCGCCGCCGCACTGCAGCTGTCGCCCGAAACTGTAAAGACGCACCTGGCTGCTGCCATGCGCAGCATCAGGACCTATTGCCTCACCCGCCTTGATGTTACCATTGCGTTGATCATTCTGATGCGTCACTATTAA
- a CDS encoding FecR family protein, translating to MASKLEYLLNRYADKTATPAEKEELMRLLQENSNDVTVQHVIDKMIAERPVTHEMSEKTAQAVLQAIFEADETPVVTLETTPVRRMPYWRIAAAAVVLLMVTAAGLVWMNYNSKTQVAVKIKNDVAPGGNKAVLTLADGSTIVLDNEKNGVVAQEGNAKVVKLKNGQLVYAKADAGSVDANAPVTYNTLSTPKGGQYNIELPDGSKVWLNAASSITYPTAFDAKERKVQVTGEAYFEVAKLVTVKDGKRVPFLVDIKNKTTGKDLGQVQVLGTHFNINAYDDEDVVKTTLLEGSVKFSAIGPGSAGSKSAILKPGEQVSASHSSQLSQPIPVQTDEVMAWKNGVFHFENADIKTVMRQVSRWYDVEVVYKRSLDNDDPLFFEVTRNTNLSDVLRVLNLAGGARYTIQDKKIIVQ from the coding sequence ATGGCTTCAAAGCTGGAATATTTATTAAACAGGTACGCTGATAAAACAGCAACACCAGCCGAAAAGGAAGAACTGATGCGTTTGTTGCAGGAGAACAGCAACGACGTAACGGTGCAGCATGTGATAGATAAAATGATTGCTGAACGTCCTGTAACGCATGAGATGTCTGAAAAAACGGCCCAGGCTGTATTACAGGCAATCTTTGAAGCCGATGAAACTCCCGTGGTTACTCTGGAAACAACCCCGGTACGCCGCATGCCTTACTGGCGCATAGCAGCCGCAGCAGTAGTGTTGCTGATGGTTACAGCTGCCGGCCTGGTGTGGATGAATTATAATTCAAAAACACAGGTGGCAGTTAAGATAAAGAATGATGTGGCGCCTGGTGGCAATAAAGCGGTGTTGACGTTGGCGGATGGCAGCACGATTGTGCTGGACAATGAGAAGAACGGGGTAGTAGCGCAGGAGGGAAATGCAAAGGTGGTAAAGCTGAAGAACGGACAATTGGTATATGCAAAGGCCGATGCTGGATCAGTAGACGCCAATGCACCGGTAACGTATAATACTCTGTCAACCCCAAAGGGTGGTCAGTATAACATTGAATTACCCGATGGCAGTAAAGTGTGGTTGAATGCGGCTTCGTCTATCACCTACCCCACCGCCTTTGATGCAAAAGAAAGAAAAGTGCAGGTTACCGGTGAAGCTTATTTTGAAGTTGCCAAGTTAGTGACGGTGAAAGATGGCAAACGTGTACCGTTTTTGGTTGATATCAAAAACAAAACAACTGGTAAAGATCTGGGACAGGTGCAGGTGTTAGGTACGCATTTTAACATCAATGCCTATGATGATGAGGATGTAGTGAAAACAACGTTGCTCGAAGGCTCAGTGAAATTCTCGGCAATCGGTCCCGGCTCAGCCGGGAGCAAATCGGCAATTTTAAAGCCTGGTGAACAGGTATCGGCTTCCCACTCATCTCAGTTATCCCAACCCATCCCGGTTCAGACAGATGAGGTAATGGCCTGGAAAAATGGAGTATTTCACTTTGAAAATGCCGATATAAAAACAGTGATGCGGCAGGTGTCGCGCTGGTACGATGTGGAAGTAGTATATAAAAGAAGCCTTGATAATGATGATCCTTTATTCTTTGAAGTAACACGAAACACCAATTTGAGCGACGTATTACGGGTGTTGAACCTGGCGGGTGGCGCCAGATACACCATTCAGGATAAAAAGATCATTGTCCAATAA
- a CDS encoding carbohydrate-binding domain-containing protein, producing the protein MKIFTQIRKGIVMPKMLIAVLCLMVLFTQTASAQRVFAHPGISHKRSDLDRMKYMVQAGKEPWKTSFTNFTKNPYASATYVVQGDPSITILVVNSTDAGYNYEKFKYDALAAYYNAIMWYITGNDKNAQKAVQIFNAWVNLKNINSGGTQALDAGRVIWKMLEGAEIIKSTYTGWSTSDITKFKSMLVYPGYSQTQEPTAAINSENVTFYWYMYNGDPGRHGNQGLFAMRGIMAMGIFMDNEVMYDRALRYLTGQPHRADDLPYPPGPRSTGASPSYTNDYYDEYTPTSTVGITPDYGYNETIANYIWENGQPQEASRDQSHTVTGVAIINTLCEMAWNQGNDMYSYLDYRPLLGIEFGMRYNASLNYPFPDQPAPWEPTAASGEFIQRRDRSGRWFSKAINPYSEKDLTRLLRGTNFKFSEYPFHEMVLAHYRDRVGLNPDRYKWLQRVYDISTRESGVEGQGFQVDFPGWGGLTFHRAANCPGDPVEYVNGQPVYRMNLVPGKIEAENFDHFTADGQGKVYNDKTTANTGGQYRTSEAVDITTCSEGGYALTGLESGEWVNYTIAVPQAGTYKLKMRYSAVAANGALKVEFDGTDRTGAFGVPYGSVFSTGADDWREITVGSAFTLQAGVQSMRVLIGGTSNAFNINNFTLVYVGSLQAQTINFGNIPVKKMSDLEFDPGATASSGLPVAYTSSNPAVATIVNGKVHIIGSGVVTITAVQPGDDNYAAAANVAQTLTITGIAAGDYMSTGNMAWNGGTWNISDGNGGISGTTTTAPTSGINVHIMPGHTVTLATTAGVSKNLTVYTGATLLQQVALTVSGLTVISGTETMSNTLTVNDFSITDSGVVASLTAPAGSVQSLITNKATTIAVNGRLGAPAGSAVATVGSGIRIFVNATGTTTFTGDGVVNIARFSTNSAQSGAQDIVIDIDMELRNYAGSSVASLTLQNGNNGTGIKSLTINEGKTVTLNGDKGLGAFHGQYGTGYGFSTYNNTGGSMTYNINGTLDCSNAQFNLLTNQQSANNELTVNVNGVLKLGSAVRLFRFLGTQKISVNVGDTAFVDGSSTALNLSPVTSGQSINGSNFTGTAAVATGLGGVTFNANNPVVGTYSFAGSGGSGYVTAPAVLFTGGTLSTSTAPTYAVANLTNGVVTGITVISTGTYSVKPTGLQFVGGGAPTQWFAMKGDNQSGTFIRLTNAGVETPFWIGAGDSYNPVTVKPATGTVFTANVKQGGLVVGAAYESAAINKSWSIEPAIASATDLTFGYNTADANAQCNVAAAMRLVTGNAATLTNVQAAPATPVTSPSTGYQVSFAGTNNFPVFNLLNTGKQTISFGPLQPVIVTDADFDGGATSTSALPIQYTSSDSSVATIVNGKIHIVSAGKVTITASQNGDVYYLGADSVASLLTINKAFFVDGDNDGLGAGAAVLFTQNDAPAGYSADSTDCNDNDAAVQKPLLYYVDADHDGFGSKTAASFCSSTPPVGYAANNLDCDDTKLLYADKDGDGLGSGAPVACGVANNTDCDDTNPVQLTVTIPDVYMIGPGTTGNNTIYVGYGSSSLLLVAKPAGGTAPYSYKWSTNKNTQSITVTTAGTYSVTITDAKGCSTSTSIRIESVDVTCGLQDEKVMVCHNGHSQCVAQSAVANLLKNGDKLGYCNDNDAVSDITAYPNPVIGNHFVVKTPDYFINKQITVTLTDLLGKVVYQKTVMNISGTIDVQLNGNVKLGIYVLKVNNMAVTKLVIL; encoded by the coding sequence ATGAAAATCTTTACACAAATAAGGAAAGGGATCGTCATGCCCAAAATGCTCATCGCAGTATTATGCTTGATGGTCCTGTTTACTCAAACGGCTTCGGCGCAACGCGTGTTCGCGCATCCTGGCATCAGCCACAAACGTTCCGACCTTGATCGTATGAAGTACATGGTGCAGGCAGGCAAAGAACCCTGGAAAACCTCTTTCACCAACTTTACCAAGAACCCATACGCCAGTGCTACATATGTAGTACAGGGCGACCCAAGTATAACCATCCTGGTGGTAAATTCAACCGACGCCGGCTACAATTACGAAAAGTTCAAGTACGATGCACTGGCTGCTTATTACAATGCCATCATGTGGTATATTACCGGCAATGATAAAAATGCGCAGAAAGCAGTACAGATCTTCAATGCATGGGTGAACCTCAAAAATATTAATTCTGGTGGAACGCAGGCGCTGGATGCAGGCCGGGTGATCTGGAAAATGCTGGAAGGCGCCGAGATCATTAAAAGTACCTACACCGGCTGGTCCACCAGCGATATTACAAAGTTTAAGTCAATGCTGGTATATCCTGGATATTCACAAACACAGGAACCAACAGCCGCTATCAATTCAGAAAATGTTACTTTTTACTGGTACATGTACAATGGCGACCCCGGTCGTCATGGCAACCAGGGCCTTTTTGCCATGCGCGGTATTATGGCGATGGGAATTTTTATGGATAATGAAGTGATGTACGATCGCGCACTGCGCTATTTAACCGGTCAACCCCACCGGGCAGATGATTTGCCTTATCCGCCCGGCCCCCGCTCAACAGGCGCAAGCCCTTCTTATACCAACGATTATTATGACGAGTATACTCCTACTTCTACAGTAGGTATAACTCCAGACTATGGTTACAATGAAACTATAGCCAACTACATCTGGGAAAATGGTCAGCCCCAGGAAGCATCCAGAGACCAGTCGCATACTGTTACAGGTGTAGCTATCATCAACACCCTGTGTGAGATGGCCTGGAACCAGGGTAACGATATGTATAGTTACCTCGATTACCGCCCATTGCTGGGTATCGAGTTTGGCATGCGCTACAATGCATCGCTCAACTATCCATTCCCCGATCAGCCAGCACCGTGGGAGCCTACTGCCGCCAGTGGTGAGTTCATTCAACGCAGAGACCGCAGTGGCCGCTGGTTCAGCAAAGCGATAAACCCTTATTCAGAAAAAGACCTGACCCGGTTATTAAGAGGCACCAATTTCAAATTCAGCGAATATCCTTTCCATGAAATGGTGTTGGCCCACTACCGCGACCGGGTTGGTTTAAATCCCGACAGATACAAATGGTTACAACGGGTGTACGATATTTCAACCAGAGAGTCAGGTGTTGAAGGACAGGGTTTCCAGGTTGACTTCCCTGGTTGGGGTGGGTTGACCTTCCACAGAGCGGCTAACTGTCCTGGTGATCCCGTTGAATATGTAAATGGCCAGCCCGTTTACAGAATGAACCTGGTGCCCGGTAAAATTGAAGCGGAAAACTTTGACCACTTCACTGCCGATGGACAAGGTAAAGTATACAATGATAAAACAACTGCCAATACCGGCGGTCAGTACAGAACCAGTGAAGCCGTAGATATCACTACCTGTTCAGAAGGCGGCTACGCATTAACCGGTTTGGAAAGTGGCGAGTGGGTTAATTATACAATAGCAGTTCCCCAGGCAGGTACTTATAAATTGAAAATGCGTTATTCGGCTGTTGCAGCAAATGGTGCTTTGAAAGTGGAGTTTGATGGCACAGACAGAACCGGTGCGTTTGGTGTGCCTTATGGCAGTGTGTTCTCAACAGGCGCCGATGACTGGCGCGAGATCACCGTGGGGTCAGCCTTCACCCTGCAGGCCGGTGTGCAAAGCATGCGTGTACTGATTGGTGGTACCAGCAATGCATTCAACATTAACAATTTCACCCTGGTATATGTAGGCAGCCTGCAGGCGCAAACGATCAACTTTGGTAATATTCCGGTAAAGAAAATGAGTGACCTCGAGTTTGATCCGGGCGCTACTGCTTCTTCAGGTTTGCCTGTTGCCTACACCAGTTCAAACCCGGCTGTTGCAACCATTGTAAATGGTAAAGTTCATATCATTGGTTCAGGTGTGGTAACCATTACGGCAGTTCAACCTGGTGATGATAACTATGCGGCCGCAGCCAACGTAGCCCAAACATTAACCATCACGGGCATTGCAGCCGGCGACTATATGTCAACGGGAAATATGGCCTGGAATGGTGGTACCTGGAACATCTCCGATGGAAATGGCGGAATAAGTGGCACCACCACTACGGCGCCCACCAGTGGTATCAATGTGCATATAATGCCGGGACATACCGTCACCCTCGCCACTACGGCGGGGGTCAGTAAAAATCTTACAGTTTACACCGGAGCTACCTTGTTACAACAGGTAGCTCTTACGGTTTCTGGATTAACCGTTATCAGCGGAACAGAAACCATGTCAAATACCCTTACTGTAAATGATTTCAGTATTACCGATTCCGGAGTAGTAGCATCATTGACAGCACCTGCCGGTAGTGTACAAAGCCTGATCACCAACAAGGCCACAACCATTGCTGTCAATGGCCGGTTGGGTGCGCCTGCCGGTTCTGCTGTAGCCACTGTTGGGTCCGGTATCCGCATTTTTGTGAACGCTACAGGTACTACCACCTTTACCGGTGATGGGGTGGTGAACATTGCCCGCTTTTCCACCAACTCTGCCCAAAGCGGCGCCCAGGATATCGTGATCGATATAGACATGGAACTCCGTAACTATGCAGGTTCCTCAGTTGCCAGTCTTACCCTGCAAAACGGAAATAACGGAACAGGGATTAAATCCCTTACCATTAATGAAGGAAAAACGGTTACCCTGAATGGTGATAAGGGGCTGGGAGCTTTCCACGGACAATACGGCACCGGGTATGGCTTCAGTACCTATAATAATACGGGCGGCAGCATGACCTATAATATTAATGGAACACTCGATTGCTCCAATGCACAGTTTAACCTGCTTACCAATCAGCAGTCTGCAAACAATGAACTTACAGTGAATGTAAATGGTGTACTGAAACTCGGTTCTGCCGTACGGTTGTTCCGTTTTCTGGGAACACAAAAGATCAGTGTGAATGTAGGCGATACTGCTTTTGTAGATGGATCTTCCACCGCCTTGAACCTGAGCCCTGTCACCAGCGGCCAGAGTATAAACGGCAGTAACTTTACCGGCACTGCTGCTGTAGCAACAGGTTTGGGCGGCGTAACTTTTAACGCCAATAATCCCGTAGTGGGCACTTATTCATTTGCAGGTAGTGGTGGTTCGGGCTATGTGACGGCTCCGGCTGTATTGTTTACAGGCGGCACCTTGTCAACCAGCACAGCCCCAACTTATGCAGTGGCCAATCTTACCAATGGCGTTGTTACGGGTATAACCGTAATTTCAACTGGTACGTATAGCGTAAAACCAACCGGTTTGCAATTTGTAGGCGGGGGCGCACCAACACAATGGTTTGCCATGAAGGGTGATAATCAGTCGGGAACCTTCATCCGCCTTACAAATGCCGGTGTGGAAACGCCATTCTGGATCGGGGCTGGTGACAGCTATAACCCGGTAACCGTGAAACCTGCAACAGGTACGGTTTTTACTGCGAATGTAAAACAGGGAGGTCTGGTAGTAGGTGCAGCATATGAAAGCGCCGCTATCAACAAAAGCTGGAGTATTGAGCCAGCCATTGCTTCTGCTACAGACCTTACGTTTGGATACAATACTGCCGATGCCAATGCGCAATGTAATGTTGCCGCTGCTATGCGCCTGGTAACCGGTAACGCAGCCACACTTACGAACGTTCAGGCCGCACCCGCTACACCGGTAACTTCACCCTCAACCGGCTATCAGGTGAGTTTCGCCGGGACAAACAACTTCCCCGTATTTAATTTATTGAATACCGGGAAACAAACCATTTCATTCGGTCCGTTGCAACCTGTTATAGTAACAGATGCCGATTTTGACGGAGGCGCCACAAGCACCTCAGCTTTACCAATACAATATACCAGCTCCGACAGTTCCGTGGCTACTATTGTAAACGGTAAAATTCATATCGTATCAGCAGGTAAAGTAACCATCACTGCCTCGCAAAATGGTGATGTGTACTACCTGGGCGCCGACAGTGTTGCCAGCTTACTTACCATTAACAAGGCTTTCTTTGTTGATGGGGATAACGATGGGTTAGGTGCAGGCGCAGCCGTATTATTTACGCAGAATGATGCTCCGGCCGGTTACTCAGCCGACAGCACAGACTGTAACGATAATGACGCTGCCGTTCAGAAACCGCTGTTGTATTATGTAGATGCCGATCATGATGGCTTTGGTTCAAAAACGGCTGCTTCGTTTTGTTCCTCAACCCCGCCTGTTGGTTATGCAGCCAACAACCTGGATTGTGATGATACAAAATTATTGTATGCGGATAAGGATGGTGACGGATTGGGCTCGGGTGCTCCTGTAGCCTGTGGGGTAGCCAACAACACAGATTGCGACGACACCAACCCCGTTCAATTAACAGTTACCATCCCTGATGTATACATGATAGGGCCCGGTACTACCGGGAATAATACCATTTACGTTGGGTATGGTTCTTCTTCACTGCTGCTGGTAGCCAAACCTGCAGGTGGTACTGCTCCGTATAGCTACAAATGGAGCACGAACAAGAATACCCAGTCCATCACGGTTACCACAGCCGGTACCTACAGCGTAACCATCACCGACGCCAAAGGATGCAGCACTTCCACTTCGATCCGCATTGAATCTGTAGATGTAACATGCGGCCTCCAGGATGAAAAAGTGATGGTGTGCCACAATGGCCATAGCCAGTGCGTAGCACAATCGGCTGTAGCAAACCTCCTGAAAAATGGAGACAAACTGGGTTATTGCAACGATAATGATGCTGTCTCGGATATTACCGCTTATCCCAACCCGGTAATAGGCAATCATTTTGTAGTAAAAACACCAGATTATTTTATCAACAAGCAGATCACGGTAACCCTTACCGACCTGCTTGGTAAAGTAGTGTATCAAAAAACGGTAATGAATATTTCCGGTACTATAGATGTACAGCTTAACGGAAATGTTAAGTTGGGGATCTACGTGTTGAAAGTAAACAACATGGCAGTAACTAAATTGGTCATACTATAA
- a CDS encoding RNA polymerase sigma factor yields the protein MEEVVVHTDETLLSLVADDDKEAFTMLYRRYWESLFATAARALRSKTDAADLVQDIFLSIWNRRHDLRINGSLGAYLHTSVRYNVIKYIEKNITRRDYLVLLTEVLVHSQPPDAESQIQIKELQHTIQSAVEQMPKKMREVYQLSRKHHLSHKEIAERLDISDETVKKHIQHALQIIKTAISLNASTFAVLLLQYLK from the coding sequence TTGGAAGAAGTTGTAGTCCATACAGATGAAACATTACTCTCTCTGGTAGCCGATGATGACAAAGAAGCATTTACCATGCTGTATCGTCGTTATTGGGAATCGCTGTTTGCTACCGCCGCCAGAGCGCTTCGCTCAAAAACCGATGCTGCCGACCTGGTTCAGGATATTTTCCTTTCTATCTGGAACCGCCGCCACGATCTCCGGATCAACGGTTCGCTGGGGGCTTACCTGCATACCAGTGTCAGGTACAATGTCATAAAGTATATTGAAAAGAATATTACCCGCCGCGATTATCTTGTTCTGCTTACCGAGGTGCTTGTTCATTCTCAGCCACCCGATGCTGAATCGCAAATTCAAATAAAGGAATTGCAACACACCATTCAGTCGGCCGTTGAACAAATGCCGAAGAAAATGCGAGAAGTTTATCAGCTTAGCCGTAAACATCATCTGAGTCATAAAGAAATTGCCGAACGCCTCGACATTTCAGATGAAACAGTAAAGAAGCATATACAACATGCTTTGCAAATTATTAAAACAGCCATCAGTCTGAACGCTTCTACATTTGCGGTTTTGTTGCTGCAGTATTTGAAGTAG